In Halovivax gelatinilyticus, the following are encoded in one genomic region:
- a CDS encoding RtcB family protein: MNTYDANGLELEQVREYVWEVPRTGDMRVPARILASETLLDEISQDKTLEQIQNTTHLPGITNYAICMPDGHQGYGFPVGGVGAMDAEDGCISPGAVGYDINCGVRMMKTNLEYDDVRGHEEDLVDSLFANIPSGLGGGGIVESDIQTVEEILARGVEWALENGHAVESDLRHCEDEGVRAGADPSMVSQKAKDRGKNQIGSLGSGNHFLEVQRVTDVFDDEVGEAFGLSEDQIVVLIHCGSRGLGHQTCNDYLRKIEKRHRGLLDRLPDKELAAAPAGSQLAEEYYGAMNAAINFAWVNRQLIMHRTRRVFERVFDRPWEEMEMELLYDVAHNIAKKETHVVDSDGTERELYVHRKGATRAFPAGHPDVPRAYRDVGQPVIIPGSMGAGSYVLRGGAASMELTFGSTAHGAGRLMSRTQAKQEYWGGDVQEQLLDRHQIYVKAQSGATVAEEAPGVYKDVDEVVRVSDELGIGDTVARTYPVCNIKG, from the coding sequence ATGAATACGTACGACGCGAACGGACTCGAACTGGAGCAGGTCCGTGAATACGTCTGGGAGGTGCCTCGAACCGGTGATATGCGCGTTCCCGCTCGAATTCTCGCGAGCGAGACGTTGCTCGACGAGATTAGCCAAGATAAAACCCTAGAACAGATCCAGAACACGACCCACCTGCCGGGGATCACGAACTACGCGATCTGCATGCCCGACGGTCACCAGGGCTACGGCTTCCCCGTCGGTGGCGTCGGCGCGATGGACGCCGAAGATGGCTGTATTTCCCCTGGAGCGGTCGGCTACGACATTAATTGCGGAGTAAGAATGATGAAAACAAATCTCGAATACGACGACGTCCGCGGTCACGAGGAGGACCTCGTCGACTCGCTGTTCGCCAATATCCCGTCGGGACTCGGCGGGGGCGGCATCGTCGAGTCGGATATCCAGACGGTCGAAGAGATTCTCGCGCGTGGCGTCGAGTGGGCGCTGGAGAACGGCCACGCCGTAGAGTCGGATCTCCGCCACTGCGAGGACGAGGGCGTTCGGGCGGGTGCCGATCCGTCGATGGTGAGCCAGAAGGCGAAAGACCGCGGGAAGAATCAGATCGGGTCGCTCGGCTCGGGGAATCACTTCCTCGAAGTCCAGCGCGTCACCGACGTCTTCGACGACGAGGTCGGCGAGGCGTTCGGCCTCTCCGAGGACCAGATCGTTGTCCTCATCCACTGTGGCTCTCGCGGGCTCGGCCACCAGACGTGCAACGACTACCTGCGGAAGATCGAGAAACGACATCGTGGGTTGCTCGACCGACTTCCCGACAAGGAGTTAGCAGCGGCGCCGGCCGGCTCGCAGCTCGCCGAAGAGTACTACGGGGCGATGAACGCGGCGATCAACTTCGCCTGGGTCAACCGACAGCTCATCATGCACCGCACCCGACGCGTCTTCGAGCGCGTGTTCGACCGTCCCTGGGAGGAGATGGAGATGGAGCTGCTCTACGACGTCGCACACAACATCGCGAAGAAAGAGACGCACGTGGTCGATTCTGACGGGACCGAACGGGAGCTGTACGTCCACCGGAAAGGGGCCACTCGGGCGTTTCCCGCTGGTCATCCCGACGTACCGAGAGCCTATCGCGACGTCGGCCAGCCCGTCATCATCCCCGGGAGCATGGGTGCGGGCAGTTACGTCCTCCGCGGCGGCGCGGCCTCGATGGAACTCACGTTCGGGTCGACCGCCCACGGGGCCGGTCGGCTGATGAGCCGGACCCAGGCGAAACAGGAGTACTGGGGTGGCGACGTCCAGGAGCAGCTCCTGGACCGACACCAGATATACGTCAAGGCCCAGTCAGGGGCCACCGTCGCCGAAGAGGCCCCCGGCGTCTACAAGGACGTCGACGAGGTCGTTC